TTCGCGAATACGAATCTCGTCATTGACTCGCAAAGACTCTCTGCTAATGGAAAGACACCTCCTATGATAGAAAATAAAAGAGTGGCATACGCCACTCCTCAAGCATCAAAACATAAAGTGTTCGATATTTGACCCGCCAAGTATATCCCCTGGAGGTGAGAAGCGGCCGCTCCTTCTTTGTTAATTCTTTGATAGAATAACATGTCGTGTTGTTCCTGTCAAGATGTTTTTGAAGAGAAATCGAACTTGACTTTTTGAAGAGAAATCGAACTTGACAATCGAACTTACCCGAGCAATTGAACTTCAACTTTAATGCCAAAGATCATTTTTATTTGCTTTATAACGGATCAGAAATATGGATTTTCAGCAGAAAGTTTTAGAGGAACTCTTTCCTATCACGCAGAATACATCTCACAAATATATTTATAAAGACTTTAAGGAGGGATTTTGCATGAACATCAATTACCGGTTATATCTATGTGCGTTTTGTATGCTTCTATCACTTTGCTGTTTTCATGCACGTGACTGTCTCGCTTCTGATCCGCCGGCAGAATATGTAATTTGGGACTATATGCCATCCGCGAGCGTCGTCGAAGCAAAGCTTGCGGCAACCGCCCACATTGACCTATACAACGCTCCAAGGGGAAATACGATTGTCAGCTCAATATCTACCGGAGAAATTGTACAGCGAACTTCCTGCGCCGTTTACACGCATCCGCAAAAACACCCTGTACATATATTGAAAACACGTCAGCTCTATCAAAGAAACAGTCGCAGCCGGACTCCTGACGGCCCGACACTGGAGCTCGGAGACTATGTCTATCTTTTGATGCACATAGGAGAAGGCGTTTATATCGGCTGGTACAACGATGAAGAGGTATGGGGCCTGGGAGCTTATGGTATCAAGAGCTTTTGGAATAGATATTCCCAAGAGCCATGGGGAGAATACGTCGGGGAACAGACATCAGAAAATCTTTCCATTGAAGTATGGTATCGTCTACGCAAAAGTGACGGTACAACCGGCTGGGCAATGGTTGCTAAAAACGGAGATTTTTCATATGAACACCTCAAAAGGGTTCAAAAGTAATTCGAAAAAATGACAGAGCATCATACAAGGCAGAGCCGAAAATTCGGCTCTGTTTTTTACCTGTATAGGAAAAACCACGCGATGGTCGCGTGGCTCTAAAATCTATTTATTTCAATTGCCGTCATTCTATGTTACAAATTTCTTTTCCGCAGTTCTCACAATGTATTTCTGCTCGAAGATATTCAATATCTCGAATGAAGATATGATGTCCGCGCGTCTCAATAATCCCGTCTTTTTTCAGTTCACCAAGCATGCGATTAAGACTTTCGCGCGCTGTTGCAGAATAGTTTGCCAAATCTTGGTTGGTAAACGTAATAGGAATAAGAATACCTCCATCCTCCTCGACACCGTAGCTGTTTGCAAGACGGATAAGTGTCGAATAGAGGGCTCCTTTCTTTCCATAAAGGACAAGATCGCGAAATTTCGAGTGCTGTTTTCTTGCATGCGTGCCAAGAATCCGTAATAAATTAATAGCCAGTTTGGGTTTCTTCTCGAGATACCTTTCCAGCGTTGACATATCAATCGCATATACCTCACTATCCATTTTTGCTATCGCACTGAATAAGTAAGCCGGCTTTTCCTGAAAGAGCGGCAGTTCACCTATAATACTTCCTTTGGTAGCCAATCGCATAGAAAGAACCCGTCCGGAGGAAACTCCCTTTGAAATTGAAATTTGCCCTGCTCGAACAAAGTAAAAATAATTTGCTGTATCACCTTCGTAAAAAAGATATTCACCTTGCCGTAGAGAAATCACTCGACCCGGCACTTCATAAAAAGGACGTATCAAGGCTTCCAAATGCAACACCTACATCTTCCATAGCTAAAGGAAATAATACACGCTATTAATAATAAATGATTTAGAGTGTTTTGAAAGTGATATTAATCACAAGAAAACAGTCTTTTACATGTGATAATAGTCACATACCTCTATTAAAAATAAAACTATACTGTCTTATGTGTATTTTGCAGGATAAAATATGGTTTAAAACATAGGAAAGGGGTCGCTTCATGTCAATATCACTTGGAGAAAATCCATCACGCGCAGAAATCCTCAAAAACTGGCAGCCTGAGGATCCTGTTTTCTGGGAAAAATATGGCAAGAAAATTGCCAAGCAAAACCTATACACTTCAACCTGGGCCCTGACCCTGGCATTCTGTGTCTGGACACTCTGGGCAACTATCGCCGCAAATCTACGTCAGGTAGGCTTCCAGATCAGTGAGGCGGAAATCTTTAGTCTTGCAGCCCTTCCGGGGCTTGTCGGTGCCACCTGTCGTCTCTTCTACACATATATGCCCGGCATCCTCGGAGGACGTACTTGGACGTTCATTTCCACCGCACTTTTTCTCCTTCCTCTTATAGGCCTCTCTCAAGCTTTGCAGGATACTGCTACTTCCTATGAGACTCTGACCGTCTACGTTGCTCTCCTCGGTCTTGCAGGCGGTAACTTCTCATCTTCTCTTGCCAATATCGGACATTTCTTTCCCATAAAGGAAAAAGGTCTCGCACTTGGCATCAATGGAGGAATCGGTAACCTTGGCGTCTCTCTCGTCTACTTTGTCGTTCCTTTCGTTATCGGCTATGGCATCTTCGGCAGCCTTTCAGACCCAGGGCAGACAAGGACGGACGGTACAGTTATTTTTCTGCAGAATGCTTGCTACCTCTGGCTTATTGCGACGATTATCACACTTTTTCTCATCGTGAAATTTATGGATAACCTCCCCATGCCAAAGCAGAGTCCAAGGTCTATGGTCTCCATCTTTGGGCTTAAGCATACTTGGATCATTACCTGGATTTATACCTGTGCTTTCGGTTCTTT
This portion of the Selenomonas sp. TAMA-11512 genome encodes:
- a CDS encoding Crp/Fnr family transcriptional regulator — protein: MHLEALIRPFYEVPGRVISLRQGEYLFYEGDTANYFYFVRAGQISISKGVSSGRVLSMRLATKGSIIGELPLFQEKPAYLFSAIAKMDSEVYAIDMSTLERYLEKKPKLAINLLRILGTHARKQHSKFRDLVLYGKKGALYSTLIRLANSYGVEEDGGILIPITFTNQDLANYSATARESLNRMLGELKKDGIIETRGHHIFIRDIEYLRAEIHCENCGKEICNIE
- a CDS encoding MFS transporter, which translates into the protein MSISLGENPSRAEILKNWQPEDPVFWEKYGKKIAKQNLYTSTWALTLAFCVWTLWATIAANLRQVGFQISEAEIFSLAALPGLVGATCRLFYTYMPGILGGRTWTFISTALFLLPLIGLSQALQDTATSYETLTVYVALLGLAGGNFSSSLANIGHFFPIKEKGLALGINGGIGNLGVSLVYFVVPFVIGYGIFGSLSDPGQTRTDGTVIFLQNACYLWLIATIITLFLIVKFMDNLPMPKQSPRSMVSIFGLKHTWIITWIYTCAFGSFIGYSFALGLLSSKEFPEIPITYAAFLGPLIGATMRTVGGWLADRINSGSKVTFASLIGLFFFSIMTYLGIETHRFPIFFGGILAVFLCVGLINGASFRMIPHIIPTPIQASLVTGFSAAIAAYGGFFIPKLFNIAYAEFNNAAPAFYVLIIYTAITIAVTWWFYRRSGSIKA